The proteins below are encoded in one region of Ricinus communis isolate WT05 ecotype wild-type chromosome 6, ASM1957865v1, whole genome shotgun sequence:
- the LOC8260110 gene encoding patatin-like protein 6 has protein sequence MASDQSLEMHEPSIDTDKLSYEIFSILESKFLFGYDDQKLWIPKQISPAPTTEQKPENLISHPTDTNNGLSAIKNQRGKICILSIDSGGMKGILSGKALAYLEDALKTKSGNPDARIADYFDVAAGTGIGGIFTAMLFGTKDHNRPLKKADDTWRLLADHGKKIYRSGNGSSGSGSGFRRLFKAGSGSTGATTGLEKAMKEMFAEKDRSLTLKDTLKPVLIPCYDLSSTAPFLFSRADALETDSFDFRLWEVCRATSAEPGLFEPVQMRSVDGQTKCLAVDGGLAMSNPTAAAITHVLHNKQEFPFVRGVGDLLVLSLGSGQLLENSYDFDEVKNWRAKHWARPMARISGDGSADAVDQAVAMAFGQCKSSNYVRIQANGSSLGRCGPNVDTDSGPTNVKILIATAEEMLKQKNVESVLFGGKRIGEESNFEKLDWFAGELVLEHQRRSCRIAPTVAFKQAAASKPT, from the exons ATGGCTAGCGATCAATCTTTAGAAATGCACGAACCAAGCATTGACACCGACAAACTCAGCTACGAAATCTTTTCAATTCTTGAAAGCAAATTCCTTTTCGGCTACGATGATCAAAAGCTCTGGATTCCCAAGCAGATCTCTCCAGCACCAACAACAGAGCAAAAACCAGAGAATCTTATATCTCATCCCACAGATACCAATAATGGCCTCTCAGCTATCAAGAACCAGCGTGGAAAAATCTGCATACTATCCATAGACAGTGGCGGCATGAAAGGTATTCTTTCAGGAAAAGCACTCGCATATCTTGAGGATGCACTCAAGACAAAATCAGGCAATCCTGACGCAAGAATTGCTGATTATTTCGACGTCGCTGCCGGTACTGGCATCGGAGGTATATTCACGGCCATGCTTTTTGGTACTAAGGATCATAACCGTCCACTCAAAAAAGCTGACGATACTTGGAGGCTTCTAGCTGATCatggtaaaaaaatttaccgtTCTGGCAATGGCAGCAGCGGCAGCGGCAGTGGTTTTAGGCGGTTATTTAAAGCCGGTTCTGGTTCGACCGGGGCTACAACCGGCCTGGAGAAGGCCATGAAAGAGATGTTTGCCGAGAAAGACAGGAGTTTAACGCTTAAGGATACCTTAAAACCGGTACTGATTCCATGCTATGATCTTTCAAGTACGGCGCCGTTTTTATTCTCCAGAGCAGATGCATTAGAAACAGATAGTTTTGATTTCCGGTTATGGGAAGTTTGCCGGGCGACATCGGCTGAACCGGGTTTATTTGAGCCAGTTCAAATGCGGTCTGTTGATGGTCAGACCAAGTGTTTAGCGGTTGACGGTGGTTTAGCTATGAGTAACCCAACTGCTGCAGCAATTACGCACGTGCTGCATAACAAGCAAGAGTTTCCTTTTGTTAGAGGGGTGGGAGATTTGTTAGTGTTGTCACTGGGTAGCGGTCAACTTCTTGAAAATAGCTATGATTTCGATGAGGTTAAAAATTGGAGAGCCAAGCACTGGGCTCGACCCATGGCTCGAATATCGGGCGACGGTTCGGCTGATGCAGTGGACCAAGCTGTAGCAATGGCATTTGGTCAGTGTAAGAGCAGTAACTATGTGAGAATTCAG GCAAATGGATCCAGCTTAGGCAGGTGTGGACCCAATGTAGACACAGACTCTGGTCCTACCAATGTGAAAATATTGATTGCCACAGCGGAGGAGATGTTGAAGCAGAAGAATGTTGAATCAGTCCTGTTTGGGGGTAAGAGGATTGGAGAAGAAAGCAACTTTGAGAAATTGGATTGGTTTGCTGGTGAACTTGTGCTTGAACATCAGAGGAGGAGCTGCAGAATTGCTCCCACTGTTGCTTTCAAGCAAGCAGCTGCTTCTAAACCCACCTAG